From the Lathyrus oleraceus cultivar Zhongwan6 chromosome 4, CAAS_Psat_ZW6_1.0, whole genome shotgun sequence genome, one window contains:
- the LOC127073880 gene encoding protein JINGUBANG translates to MEYQRSFSNDSNNLQKESPNTCILSSQHSLASLPSLNSNSNSQLQDSSFTCITTLKLHTCISSLALGGKFLYTGSSNKEITSWNSTHFHSHPQQSINTIISGNGAVKSIVIHSDKLFTAHQDNKIRIWKITITHDEPQQQQKFTQLATLPTFTDRFTTILIPKNHVKIRRHKKCTWIHHVDTVSSLALSKDGTLLYSVSWDRTIKVWKTKDFTCLESVQTAHDDAINAITVSDDGYVYTGSADKKIKVWKKEKGDKNHLLVDTLEKHRSGINALALNSDGSVLYSGACDRSILVSERGGNGNLVVKGALRGHTKSILCLAVVSDLVCSGSEDKTIRIWRSNSTNNVDREYCCLGVLEGHKGPIKCLTAVLDHFDEQSSDATFLIYSGSLDCDIKVWKMLLPLQ, encoded by the coding sequence ATGGAATATCAAAGATCCTTCAGCAATGACTCTAATAACCTACAAAAAGAGTCACCTAACACATGCATTCTTTCTTCACAACACAGTCTCGCATCACTTCCTTCCCTCAACTCAAACTCAAACTCACAACTTCAAGATTCTTCCTTCACATGCATCACAACTCTGAAGCTCCACACTTGCATATCCTCTTTAGCCCTTGGAGGAAAATTCCTCTACACTGGTTCATCCAACAAAGAAATCACATCATGGAATAGTACACATTTTCATTCCCACCCTCAACAGTCAATTAACACAATAATTTCTGGAAACGGTGCTGTGAAATCAATAGTAATCCATTCCGACAAGCTTTTCACAGCTCATCAAGATAACAAAATCCGCATTTGGAAAATCACAATCACTCACGACgaacctcaacaacaacaaaagtTCACCCAACTAGCCACGCTCCCGACATTCACTGACCGTTTCACAACAATCTTGATCCCCAAAAACCATGTTAAGATTCGAAGGCACAAAAAGTGCACATGGATTCACCATGTTGACACAGTCTCTTCCCTTGCCTTATCCAAAGACGGAACCTTGTTGTACTCCGTTTCATGGGACAGAACAATCAAGGTTTGGAAAACCAAAGACTTCACATGTTTGGAATCAGTGCAAACTGCACACGACGATGCAATAAACGCAATCACAGTTTCTGATGATGGATATGTTTACACTGGATCAGCAGATAAAAAAATTAAGGTATGGAAGAAAGAAAAAGGCGATAAGAACCACCTGTTGGTAGATACACTGGAAAAACACAGGTCTGGTATTAATGCATTGGCCCTTAACAGTGATGGTTCGGTTTTGTATTCTGGTGCATGTGATAGATCAATATTGGTATCTGAGAGAGGTGGAAATGGTAATTTGGTTGTGAAGGGTGCGCTTCGTGGTCACACAAAGTCTATATTGTGTTTGGCAGTAGTTTCTGATTTGGTGTGCAGTGGTTCTGAGGATAAGACAATACGAATTTGGAGAAGCAATAGTACTAATAATGTTGATAGAGAGTATTGTTGTTTGGGTGTTTTAGAAGGACATAAAGGTCCAATTAAGTGCCTAACTGCAGTGCTTGATCATTTTGATGAACAATCATCGGATGCGACTTTTCTTATATATAGTGGCAGTTTGGACTGTGATATTAAGGTTTGGAAGATGTTACTTCCTCTTCAATGA